In Halichondria panicea unplaced genomic scaffold, odHalPani1.1 SCAFFOLD_101, whole genome shotgun sequence, the sequence CCTCTGTGTCCGCTGTGTCCTTTGcatgtgtctgctgtgtctgttgtgcctgCTGTGTCTGCATGTTGTGTCCGCTGTGTTGAtctgttgtgtcctctgtgcCTGCTGTGTCgttgtgtctgctgtgtcctctgtgtctctgtgcctgctgtgtccgctgtgtctgttgtgtcctccgtgtctgctgtgtcctcCGTGTTTgttgtgtctgctgtgtctgttgtgtcctctgtgcctgcacacagaggacacaacagGCACAGCAGTCACAGgggacacagcagacacatgCAGCAGGCACAGCAGTCACAGgggacacagcagacacatgCAGCAggcacagcagacacagagacacagcagacacagaggacacagaggacacaacagacatagcagacacagaggacacaacagacatagcagacacagcagacacagaggacacaatagacacagcagacacagaggacactgCAGACACAGCGGACACAGCAGGCACAGCAGTCACAGgggacacagcagacacagcagacaccACGGGCACAGCAGTCACAGCAGGCACAACAGgcacagagacacagaggacacagcagacacagaggacacaacagGCACAGCAGGCACAgagacacagcagacacagaggacacagcaGGCACAACAGGCACAgagacacaacagacacagaggacacaacatacacagaggacacaacagacacagaggacacaacagacatGCACAGAGGACACAGCAGTCACAGTGGACACAGCAGGTACAGCAGTCACAGgggacacagcagacacagcagacaccACGGACACAGCAGTCACAGCAGGCACAACAGGCACAgagacacaacagacacagcagacacagaggacacaacagacacagaggacacagcagacacagaggacacaacagGCACAgagacacagcagacacagagaACACAGCAGGCACAACAGGCACAgagacacaacagacacagaggacacaacatacacagaggacacaacagacacagaggacacaacagacatGCACAGAGGACACAGCAGTCACAGTGGACACAGCAGGTACAGCAGTCACAGgggacacagcagacacagcagacaccACGGACACAGCAGTCACAGCAGGCACAACAGGCACAgagacacaacagacacagcagacacagaggacacaacagacacagaggacacagcagacacagaggacacaacagGCACAgagacacagcagacacagagaACACAGCAGGCACAACAGGCACAgagacacaacagacacagcagacacagaggacacaacagGCACAgagacacagcagacacagagaACACAGCAGGCACAACAGGCACAGAGACACAAaagacacagcagacacagaggacacaacagacacagcagacacaacagacacagaggacacaacagacacagaggacacaacagacacagcaggCACAGCGGACACAGAGGGAACAGCGGACACAGCAGGCACAaaggacacaacagacacagcaggCACAGcggacacagaggacacagcgGACACAACAGGCACAGCAGACACAACAGGCACAGAGGACACAGCAGGCACAAAGGACACAACAGACAGAGcggacacagaggacacaacaggcacagcagacacagcaga encodes:
- the LOC135352026 gene encoding uncharacterized protein LOC135352026, coding for MSVVSSVSVVSSVYVVSSVSVVSLCLLCLLCPLCLLCLCACCACCVLCVCCVLCVSVPVVPAVTAVPVVSAVSAVSPVTAVPAVSAVSAVSSVSAVSIVSSVSAVSAMSVVSSVSAMSVVSSVSSVSAVSLCLLCLLHVSAVSPVTAVPAACVCCVPCDCCACCVLCVQAQRTQQTQQTQQTRRTQQTRRTQQTQRTQQAQRHRGHSRHNDTAGTEDTTDQHSGHNMQTQQAQQTQQTH
- the LOC135352025 gene encoding dentin sialophosphoprotein-like; amino-acid sequence: MHRGHSSHSGHSRYSSHRGHSRHSRHHGHSSHSRHNRHRDTTDTADTEDTTDTEDTADTEDTTGTETQQTQRTQQAQQAQRHNRHRGHNIHRGHNRHRGHNRHAQRTQQSQWTQQVQQSQGTQQTQQTPRTQQSQQAQQAQRHNRHSRHRGHNRHRGHSRHRGHNRHRDTADTENTAGTTGTETQQTQQTQRTQQAQRHSRHREHSRHNRHRDTKDTADTEDTTDTADTTDTEDTTDTEDTTDTAGTADTEGTADTAGTKDTTDTAGTADTEDTADTTGTADTTGTEDTAGTKDTTDRADTEDTTGTADTADTEDTADTEDTTDTKDTTDTAGTADTEDTADTTGTADTTDTEDTASTEDTTDTADTT